In the Maribacter sp. MJ134 genome, one interval contains:
- the nrfD gene encoding NrfD/PsrC family molybdoenzyme membrane anchor subunit, translated as MASHYEAPIRKPLVVGNKGYHDVTVDIAAPVEGRANKHWWIVFSIALVAFLWGVGCIIYTISTGIGTWGLNKTVNWAWDITNFVWWVGIGHAGTLISAVLLLFRQKWRMAINRSAEAMTIFSVIQAGLFPIIHMGRPWLAYWVLPIPNQFGSLWVNFNSPLLWDVFAISTYLSVSLVFWWTGLLPDFAMIRDRAVLPFQKKIYGILSFGWSGRAKDWQRFEEVSLVLAGLATPLVLSVHTIVSFDFATSVIPGWHTTIFPPYFVAGAIFSGFAMVNTLLIIMRKVCSLEAYITVQHIELMNIVIMITGSIVGCAYITELFMAWYSGVEYEQYAFLNRATGPYWWAYWAMMTCNVFSPQFMWFKKLRTSIMFSFFISIVVNIGMWFERFVIIVTSLHRDYLPSSWTMFSPTFVDIGIFIGTIGFFFVLFLLYSRTFPVIAQAEVKSILKSSGGKYKALRDAGKPLYEIPTSKAIIKERVTQDVLMGEVVPKEGDKVGVTELLSSIGTFDSTKETADDLKKVKGIGPQMEATLNEIGIFTFAQVARMTAKEYDLLDSITGSFPGRAQRDDWAGQAKVLNNKK; from the coding sequence ATGGCGTCGCATTACGAAGCTCCTATAAGAAAACCCTTAGTAGTCGGAAACAAAGGCTACCACGATGTAACCGTGGATATTGCCGCCCCTGTTGAAGGAAGAGCCAATAAGCATTGGTGGATAGTTTTTTCCATTGCTTTGGTCGCTTTTTTATGGGGAGTAGGTTGTATAATTTATACGATTTCCACAGGTATCGGTACTTGGGGTCTTAATAAAACTGTTAACTGGGCTTGGGATATTACCAACTTTGTTTGGTGGGTAGGTATCGGTCACGCCGGAACCTTGATTTCTGCGGTATTACTGTTATTCCGTCAGAAATGGAGAATGGCTATTAACCGTTCTGCAGAAGCGATGACCATCTTTTCCGTAATACAGGCCGGGTTGTTTCCTATCATACACATGGGTAGACCTTGGTTGGCCTATTGGGTATTGCCCATTCCCAATCAATTTGGTTCGTTATGGGTAAACTTTAATTCACCATTGCTTTGGGATGTATTTGCGATATCAACATATTTGTCGGTGTCACTGGTCTTTTGGTGGACAGGTTTGCTACCTGACTTTGCAATGATTCGTGATAGGGCCGTTTTGCCTTTCCAGAAGAAAATATATGGAATATTAAGTTTCGGTTGGAGCGGAAGAGCCAAAGATTGGCAACGTTTTGAAGAGGTGTCCTTAGTTTTGGCTGGTTTGGCCACTCCTCTGGTACTTTCTGTACACACTATTGTATCGTTTGACTTTGCTACTTCGGTAATACCGGGATGGCATACTACAATTTTCCCTCCTTACTTCGTGGCAGGTGCTATCTTTTCAGGTTTTGCGATGGTAAATACGCTTCTCATTATAATGAGAAAGGTGTGTAGTCTAGAAGCTTACATTACGGTACAGCATATTGAATTAATGAACATCGTAATCATGATTACGGGTTCTATCGTAGGTTGTGCGTACATTACGGAATTGTTCATGGCGTGGTACTCCGGAGTAGAGTACGAGCAGTACGCATTTTTGAACAGAGCTACAGGTCCTTACTGGTGGGCATATTGGGCTATGATGACTTGTAATGTATTTTCGCCACAGTTCATGTGGTTCAAGAAGCTACGTACCAGCATCATGTTTTCCTTCTTTATTTCTATCGTAGTAAATATAGGAATGTGGTTTGAGCGTTTTGTAATTATCGTAACATCACTTCATAGGGATTATTTACCATCTTCATGGACAATGTTCTCCCCAACATTCGTAGATATCGGAATCTTTATTGGAACTATAGGATTCTTTTTTGTACTCTTCTTATTGTATTCAAGAACCTTTCCTGTTATTGCGCAGGCAGAAGTTAAATCAATACTGAAATCCTCTGGAGGAAAGTATAAGGCATTAAGGGATGCAGGTAAGCCGTTATATGAAATTCCAACATCAAAAGCGATAATTAAAGAGCGTGTTACTCAGGATGTGTTGATGGGAGAGGTTGTTCCCAAGGAAGGGGATAAAGTCGGAGTAACGGAGTTGTTAAGTTCTATTGGAACATTTGACTCGACGAAAGAAACTGCTGACGATCTTAAAAAAGTAAAGGGCATCGGTCCTCAAATGGAAGCGACATTGAATGAAATCGGGATTTTCACTTTTGCACAAGTTGCAAGGATGACGGCAAAGGAATATGATTTGTTAGATTCAATTACCGGATCTTTCCCAGGAAGGGCACAGAGAGATGATTGGGCCGGACAGGCAAAAGTATTAAATAACAAAAAGTAG
- a CDS encoding cbb3-type cytochrome c oxidase subunit I, whose amino-acid sequence MSAVTAHVDENAHDDHGHHHHKETFVTKYIFSQDHKMIAKQYLITGVLVMGFIGIAMSLLFRMQLAWPGESFLVFDTFLGKWAPDGVMDADVYLALITMHGTIMVFFVLTAGLSGTFSNLLIPLQIGARDMASGFLNMVSFWLFFVSSVIMVISLFVEAGPAAAGWTIYPPLSSLPMAQPGSGMGMTLWLVSMAIFIASSLLGSLNYVVTVINLRTKGMSMTRLPLTIWAFFVTAIIGIISFPVLLSAALLLIMDRSFGTSFFLSDIFIQGEVLHYQGGSPVLFEHLFWFLGHPEVYIVLLPALGITSEVMSTNARKPIFGYRAMVASILAIAFLSTIVWGHHMFISGMNPFLGSVFTFTTLLIAIPSAVKAFNYITTLWKGNLQLNPAMLFSIGLVSTFITGGLTGIILGDSTLDINVHDTYFVVAHFHLVMGISALYGLFAGVYHWFPKMFEGRMMNKNLGYVHFWVTAICAYGVFFPMHFVGMAGVPRRYYENTAFPMFDELADVQILMTVFALIAGAAQLVFVANFVYSMFYGKKGPQNPWKSNTLEWTTPQEHFHGNWPGAIPHVHRWAYDYSKVDEKGEYIIPGQDFVPQHIPLQNDEEELNH is encoded by the coding sequence ATGTCAGCAGTAACAGCACATGTAGATGAAAATGCACATGACGATCATGGACATCATCATCACAAAGAGACTTTTGTAACAAAATATATCTTTAGTCAGGATCATAAAATGATTGCCAAGCAATACCTCATTACAGGTGTTTTGGTAATGGGTTTTATTGGCATTGCAATGTCGTTATTATTTAGAATGCAATTGGCATGGCCAGGAGAGTCATTTTTAGTTTTTGATACTTTTCTTGGTAAATGGGCCCCAGATGGGGTAATGGATGCCGACGTTTATTTGGCATTGATTACGATGCATGGAACCATCATGGTATTCTTCGTTCTAACCGCAGGTCTTAGTGGTACATTCAGTAACTTATTGATCCCATTGCAGATAGGCGCACGTGATATGGCGTCTGGCTTTTTGAATATGGTTTCCTTCTGGTTATTCTTTGTATCGAGTGTAATCATGGTAATCTCACTATTTGTAGAAGCGGGACCAGCGGCTGCGGGATGGACCATCTATCCCCCATTAAGTTCGCTACCTATGGCACAGCCAGGTTCTGGTATGGGTATGACGTTATGGTTAGTGTCCATGGCAATTTTTATCGCCTCTTCCTTATTGGGTTCATTGAACTACGTGGTAACGGTCATCAACCTTAGAACTAAAGGTATGTCCATGACAAGATTACCTTTGACGATATGGGCATTTTTTGTAACCGCTATTATCGGTATCATATCGTTCCCTGTTTTATTATCTGCAGCATTGCTATTAATAATGGATAGAAGTTTTGGTACTTCTTTCTTCCTTTCGGATATTTTTATTCAGGGTGAAGTGCTACATTATCAAGGTGGTTCGCCAGTTTTATTCGAACACCTATTTTGGTTCTTGGGTCACCCAGAGGTTTATATTGTTCTATTGCCCGCATTAGGAATCACCTCAGAAGTAATGTCCACCAATGCTCGTAAGCCTATTTTCGGTTATCGTGCTATGGTCGCCTCTATTTTGGCCATTGCGTTCTTATCTACGATTGTTTGGGGTCACCATATGTTCATTTCAGGGATGAATCCGTTCTTAGGTTCCGTATTTACTTTTACAACATTGTTAATTGCCATACCGTCAGCGGTAAAGGCATTCAATTATATTACAACCCTATGGAAAGGTAACTTGCAGTTGAATCCGGCAATGTTATTTTCAATAGGACTGGTATCAACTTTTATTACTGGTGGCCTTACAGGTATCATTTTAGGTGATAGTACGTTGGACATCAACGTACATGACACCTATTTTGTGGTAGCACACTTTCACTTGGTAATGGGGATATCTGCATTATACGGTCTTTTCGCAGGGGTGTATCACTGGTTCCCTAAGATGTTCGAAGGTAGAATGATGAACAAGAATCTAGGATACGTGCATTTTTGGGTAACGGCCATTTGTGCTTACGGTGTATTCTTCCCGATGCACTTTGTCGGTATGGCAGGCGTACCTAGAAGATACTATGAAAACACTGCTTTTCCAATGTTCGATGAGCTGGCAGACGTTCAAATTTTAATGACGGTATTTGCGCTTATTGCCGGAGCGGCTCAATTGGTATTTGTGGCCAATTTTGTGTACAGTATGTTCTATGGTAAAAAGGGACCTCAGAACCCATGGAAATCAAATACGCTCGAGTGGACAACACCACAAGAGCATTTTCACGGCAACTGGCCTGGTGCTATTCCCCACGTGCACCGTTGGGCTTATGATTATAGTAAAGTAGATGAGAAAGGTGAGTACATTATCCCAGGACAGGATTTTGTACCACAGCATATTCCCCTACAGAACGATGAGGAGGAATTGAATCATTGA
- a CDS encoding DUF3341 domain-containing protein yields MASKVIQAFYNDDDVLMHAVKKVKAAKHHIEEVYCPFPVHGLDKAMGLAPTRIAITSFLYGCVGLTVAILMMNFIMIKDWPQDIGGKPSFSYLENMPAFVPIMFELTVFFAAHLMVITFYLRSRLWPFKKAENPDVRTTDDHFLMEIEIHGNEQELKDLLADTGAVEINISEKNSH; encoded by the coding sequence ATGGCATCAAAGGTTATACAGGCATTTTACAACGATGACGACGTGCTGATGCACGCTGTTAAGAAGGTGAAGGCGGCCAAGCATCATATAGAAGAGGTCTATTGTCCGTTTCCAGTACATGGTCTGGACAAAGCTATGGGGTTAGCTCCTACAAGAATAGCGATAACATCTTTCTTGTATGGTTGTGTGGGCTTAACAGTGGCGATACTAATGATGAATTTCATTATGATAAAGGATTGGCCACAGGATATTGGTGGTAAGCCAAGTTTCAGCTACTTGGAGAATATGCCGGCATTTGTGCCAATCATGTTTGAGCTTACGGTTTTCTTTGCGGCACACCTTATGGTAATAACCTTTTACCTTAGAAGTAGGTTGTGGCCGTTTAAAAAAGCCGAAAATCCAGATGTTAGAACTACGGATGACCATTTCTTAATGGAAATTGAAATTCATGGTAACGAACAGGAATTAAAAGATTTGTTGGCAGATACTGGAGCAGTAGAAATTAATATATCAGAGAAAAACAGTCATTAA
- a CDS encoding quinol:cytochrome C oxidoreductase — protein sequence MYTFSNRLKIASIVLMAVGLVGIIGGFVMAPGTVEEAKAMVASHDDGHGGDHAEEAAHPMVADDHGEAEAHGEEHGASHDEHLLHQLQNKPWAALYVAAFFFMMISLGVLAFYAIQRAAQAGWSPLLFRVMEGITAYLVPGGIVVFVILLLSVLHMNHLFVWMDADVVAHDALLQGKSGYLNPTFFLIRAAVFLGGWIAYREYSRKLSLQQDESDDNSNFKLNFRISAAFLVFYLISESIMSWDWIMSVDPHWFSTLFGWYIFASMFVSGITVIAMVTIYLKSKGLLKEVNDSHIHDLAKFMFGISIFWTYLWFSQFMLIWYSNIPEEVTYYVTRIEDYKLPFFGMVAMNFLFPVLLLMNSDYKRVNWFVVMAGVVILAGHYMDIFNAIMPATVGDQWYIGIPEISSILFFAGFFIFWIFRALSTAPLQPKRNPFIEESRHFHY from the coding sequence ATGTATACGTTTTCAAATAGACTTAAGATTGCTTCCATTGTATTAATGGCCGTAGGACTTGTTGGAATAATTGGCGGGTTTGTTATGGCACCTGGTACCGTTGAGGAAGCAAAAGCTATGGTAGCCAGCCATGATGATGGTCACGGAGGAGATCATGCGGAAGAAGCGGCGCATCCAATGGTTGCAGATGACCACGGGGAGGCTGAAGCTCACGGAGAGGAACATGGAGCATCACATGATGAACATTTACTGCACCAGTTGCAGAATAAGCCTTGGGCGGCATTGTATGTTGCGGCATTCTTTTTTATGATGATTTCCTTGGGTGTTCTGGCATTTTACGCCATACAACGTGCCGCGCAAGCGGGTTGGTCTCCTTTATTGTTTAGGGTTATGGAAGGTATAACGGCTTATTTGGTACCTGGAGGAATTGTTGTTTTCGTTATACTATTGCTGTCCGTACTTCATATGAACCATTTATTCGTTTGGATGGATGCAGATGTGGTAGCGCATGATGCATTATTGCAAGGTAAATCCGGATACTTGAATCCTACGTTTTTCTTGATTAGAGCTGCGGTATTTTTGGGTGGTTGGATAGCATATCGTGAGTACTCTAGAAAATTGTCTTTACAACAAGACGAGTCGGATGATAATTCTAACTTTAAATTGAACTTTAGAATATCCGCGGCCTTTTTAGTATTCTATCTAATTTCAGAATCCATTATGTCATGGGATTGGATCATGAGTGTAGACCCACACTGGTTCAGCACCCTTTTTGGATGGTATATTTTCGCAAGTATGTTTGTTTCTGGTATTACGGTTATCGCTATGGTTACTATCTACCTAAAATCTAAAGGTCTTTTAAAGGAAGTAAATGACAGTCATATTCATGATTTGGCTAAGTTCATGTTCGGTATAAGTATATTTTGGACCTATTTATGGTTTTCCCAGTTCATGCTTATATGGTACTCTAACATTCCTGAGGAAGTAACATATTACGTGACTAGAATAGAAGACTATAAGTTACCGTTTTTTGGTATGGTGGCGATGAATTTCTTATTCCCTGTGCTCTTATTGATGAACAGTGACTATAAACGTGTCAACTGGTTTGTAGTAATGGCAGGAGTGGTAATACTGGCGGGTCATTATATGGACATCTTTAATGCAATTATGCCTGCTACAGTGGGTGACCAATGGTATATTGGAATACCGGAGATAAGTTCCATATTGTTCTTTGCCGGATTCTTTATTTTTTGGATTTTCAGAGCGCTTTCAACTGCGCCTTTGCAACCCAAAAGAAACCCATTTATTGAAGAAAGTAGACACTTTCATTATTAG
- a CDS encoding c-type cytochrome, whose translation MNSFKKIGLVIGLMFAFIACQDDSKPNYQYMPNMYEPVGYETYEEVDFLPNGSEAMLPPANTINRGWLPYDIPNSPEGKEIARLNESPLDSLNTEENLAVGGQLYTIYCAICHGDKGKGQGTLVKREKILGVPSYDDAARNITVGTTYHTMQYGLNSMGSYASQMNTTEMWQVSEYVMKLKQDLTK comes from the coding sequence ATGAACAGTTTTAAGAAAATAGGATTAGTAATAGGTTTGATGTTCGCTTTTATAGCATGTCAGGACGATAGTAAGCCGAATTACCAATATATGCCCAATATGTACGAACCTGTAGGTTATGAAACTTATGAGGAAGTAGACTTTTTGCCTAATGGTTCTGAAGCTATGCTTCCCCCGGCAAACACTATAAATAGAGGTTGGCTGCCGTACGATATTCCTAATAGTCCGGAGGGTAAAGAAATTGCTAGATTAAATGAAAGTCCGTTAGATTCTTTGAATACTGAGGAAAATTTGGCCGTAGGTGGACAATTGTATACGATTTACTGTGCTATTTGCCATGGTGATAAAGGAAAAGGACAAGGTACTTTAGTGAAACGAGAAAAGATTTTAGGAGTTCCAAGCTATGACGATGCTGCTAGAAATATTACCGTCGGGACTACGTATCATACCATGCAATACGGATTGAACTCTATGGGGTCGTATGCTTCTCAGATGAATACGACCGAGATGTGGCAGGTTTCTGAGTACGTGATGAAATTGAAACAAGATTTAACCAAATAA
- a CDS encoding cytochrome c oxidase subunit II produces the protein MTTLLTLAVLVLVAIAIWQMTKIFELSQLKTDNQEIANDSDNKNNGYLLFAFLIFIYGITIFSFWKYSKFLLPEAASEHGGEYDYLMLVSFIIIFIVQTITQALLHYFGYKYRGEKGKKALFYADNDRLEFIWTIIPVIVLAGLILWGLYTWTNIMDVNDEDDPLIVELYAQQFNWTARYGGADNVLGGANVRMIDIDRANVMGLDEADSYAADDVIVKELHLPVGRKVNFKMRSQDVLHSAYMPHFRAQMNCVPGMITEFSFTPIYTTEEMRMNPDVVDKVKRTNKIRAEKSASGDEVLDPWEFDYILLCNKICGKSHYNMQMKIIVETEEEYNEWMKQQKTFAETVLKDETNPAFNTVEGVSVGQ, from the coding sequence ATGACTACATTATTAACTTTAGCAGTTTTAGTTCTCGTGGCAATTGCCATCTGGCAAATGACCAAGATATTTGAATTATCTCAGCTTAAAACTGATAATCAGGAAATAGCAAACGATTCGGATAACAAAAATAATGGTTATCTATTGTTCGCTTTTTTGATTTTCATTTACGGAATTACCATATTCAGTTTCTGGAAATATTCTAAGTTCTTGCTTCCTGAGGCCGCTTCTGAACACGGAGGGGAATATGATTATCTGATGCTGGTGTCTTTTATTATCATCTTCATCGTACAGACTATCACACAGGCGTTACTTCACTATTTTGGTTATAAGTACAGAGGCGAGAAAGGTAAGAAGGCATTGTTTTATGCTGATAATGATCGCTTGGAATTTATTTGGACCATTATACCGGTAATCGTCTTGGCAGGTCTTATTTTATGGGGCTTATATACGTGGACGAATATTATGGATGTTAATGATGAGGATGACCCTCTTATCGTTGAGCTGTACGCACAACAATTCAATTGGACGGCCAGATATGGAGGGGCGGATAACGTTCTCGGGGGAGCTAATGTTCGGATGATAGATATAGATCGTGCCAACGTCATGGGATTGGATGAAGCTGATTCTTATGCCGCCGATGATGTTATTGTTAAAGAATTGCATTTGCCAGTCGGTAGAAAAGTGAACTTTAAGATGCGTTCTCAAGACGTTTTGCATTCAGCCTACATGCCGCACTTTAGAGCACAGATGAACTGCGTTCCTGGTATGATTACGGAGTTTTCGTTTACACCCATTTATACGACGGAGGAAATGAGAATGAATCCTGATGTTGTAGATAAGGTAAAGCGCACAAATAAAATTAGGGCAGAGAAATCTGCAAGTGGTGATGAAGTTTTAGACCCATGGGAATTTGATTATATTTTACTATGTAATAAAATTTGCGGGAAGTCCCATTACAACATGCAAATGAAGATAATTGTAGAGACGGAAGAGGAGTATAATGAATGGATGAAGCAGCAAAAAACATTTGCGGAGACCGTACTTAAAGATGAAACTAATCCTGCTTTCAATACCGTAGAGGGTGTTTCAGTAGGACAATAG